Genomic segment of Triticum aestivum cultivar Chinese Spring chromosome 6A, IWGSC CS RefSeq v2.1, whole genome shotgun sequence:
TTTTATATAGTAAAAATGGTACTCCTAGAATTCAAGGAAAACAAAAGATTAGAAAAGAGGCCAGGTACTCTGGGCAGGATGCAAGGGGCGTGCAAGATGGTGATGAGGATAGGATATGGTACCTACTGGCTTAGAAAAATGCCATGGTCTCATGGATCGTACAAACGAGCACGCCATGCACTCACAAATGGTCTAGCATATGATAAtgtctcgtgtgtgtgtgtgtctagagagagagagagagagagagagagagagagagagagagagagagagagagagagagtgtgtgtgtgtgaaggtGCTTGTCATACATACATATTCTCTCTTTCTCCATTCCGCTGCTTTTCTCCTCCTACCGCTAGTGCTTTTCATGGCTGGAAGATTCTTGGCTTTGGGATGATGGCGAGATACGACATCTCAGAGGTAGCCTGCCTGCTACAAGCAAAGAGCACACAAGGAGGGGGTAGATATGTGTTGACAGGTATGCAGGAAAAAAATACATATTGCGAATGATGAGGGAAATATGTCTATATTTTAATGTATTTTGTATAATATAAACAACAATAAAATACACATTACAAGTTGTTCTAAGCCCTGGATTAATCAGGAATCACGATGTGAATGAACAAATCAAGAAAACACGCCTGCTACTAGGTCAGCACAGCAAACCGATCTAGTATATCTCATTATCTCTTGCACGGACTCTGCAGCCTGCACAGTGTGTCAAACCGACTGTAGAGCAATGCGTTGAGTGTTGACTGACTGACGAGTGATGATGCCAATCTTCCATGCATTGAATGAACCTTTGCAACATCCATTCACCCACATACTGCATGGTCCGATGCATGCATGCAAAATCCGAAGACAAAACAAGAGTCTGGCCAATGCCAGTCTACTTGTATTCAACCCGAACGATGTACAAAAAAGAAGGTGCATCCGTGCAGATTCTACATGAACAACTTCATATGAAATTCACACAAGGAACACCCTTGGAAACGAGAGATTCAATTGGAGAAGATAAATAGTTACTTAATCTGTGTACTCAGCTGTGTTAGCCCCCCAAGTCTGATCACCACACACATGAACAAACACCAAGAAATTAAGAAGGAAGGCCAAGAACAGTAGAAAAACCAAACGCAACCAAAAGAGAGATCAAACGCTATATGTAACACTAATCACCACCACCGCTTATTAACTCCCTTGTCTCTATCCCTATCATCTCCACATGCTGACAACCGCGTGTGCATGAGCCATGCATGCATGTACGGCGGCTGGGCTAGCTGTTGCCATCCTACcacgaaccgccgccgccgccgccgccaccgccggcgtcATTGCTGCTGCCATTCCCGATCATGCTGTTATTCCAGAACCCCAGGGTCtcatggccaccgccgccgccgccttggtcTTTGCTGTGCTCAAACTGATCACCGCCACTTGCACCTCCTCCACTTGGGTTCGCACCCGGCTTCAAGTCCTCGAACGGGAACAGCATCCTTCCCGTTGCGCTCTCCTGCGCCCCCTGCAACCCAGCGCCGTATCCCCCGGCGTCGCCACCTCCTCCCGTGTCCAGCGAGAACCCCAGCATGttctgaacctgctgctgctgttgctggtggtgttgctgctgctgctgctgctgttgatggtGCTGCTGATGCTGCAGCGGCATGCGGAACTCGCCAAGCGCGAACCCCGCGGCCGCGTACTCCGGCGGCATCCCGAGCTGCACCTGCGGCATCGGTACGTAGCAGCCGGTGCTCCTCAGCAGCTCCATCGCCGAAAACGCGCCCATGCCCCTCCCGCCACCCGCGCCGTTGGCCGCCATGGCGCCTCCCGGGTTGCAGACGCTGCTGCTCTCCAGGCTAGGGAACGCCGCGAACTCGGACGGGTGCAAGACGCGGCCGTGGTGGTGCGGGAACGCCAGGTTGAGGTCGTGCGCGCCCTCGTGCATCAGCTTCGGGTTCTTGGCCCCCATCCCGCCGACGGGGACCGTCCCGGACGCGGCCGCCGAGGTGGAGACGGCGCCCGCCGCGGACGACACCACCGAGGACGATGATCTCTTGTTCTTCCGtgagccgccgccgacgggcacGTTCCGGAGCGAGCCGCCCTCAGTCCAGTAGCGGCGGCACGTCTTGCAGAAGTAGCGCGGCTGCTGGAGGCTGTAGTTGTTGTAGTAGCAGAACTTGGTGTTGGTGGAGTTGCACCTCGGGCAGTTGATGGCCTTCTCCTTCTGCGGCCGCGCCGCCTTCCGCTCGGTGGAGCCCGTCCCGGCCGCCGCGCCAGCTCCTGCTGCCGGCGGGCCAGGAACGGGAGCCCTCTGGGCTTCTGCGCCAGACGGCGGCGCCGGCTGTGGGTTCGGGTTCCCATTAGAATTAGGATTAGGATTTGGGTTTCCAGCCATGATCATCTCCTCCATGGGCTTCACGAGCCCTAGCCCCTGTTGACGAACACATATTGCACCTCATTAGTAGATATCACAAAGGCAAACCCCAGATGTTAGGGCAAGTAAGAACTACTAGTAATAAGCCAAGAACATGCTGTATATGGGAAAATGGATGGGGGTATGACATGACTATGAGAGCCCGAGGTGTGAGGATGATTCTTATGGTTATGGTGCAACAAAGAACCAAGCAAATGGATACAAAGTGAGA
This window contains:
- the LOC123127979 gene encoding dof zinc finger protein 2 isoform X2, encoding MEEMIMAGNPNPNPNSNGNPNPQPAPPSGAEAQRAPVPGPPAAGAGAAAGTGSTERKAARPQKEKAINCPRCNSTNTKFCYYNNYSLQQPRYFCKTCRRYWTEGGSLRNVPVGGGSRKNKRSSSSVVSSAAGAVSTSAAASGTVPVGGMGAKNPKLMHEGAHDLNLAFPHHHGRVLHPSEFAAFPSLESSSVCNPGGAMAANGAGGGRGMGAFSAMELLRSTGCYVPMPQVQLGMPPEYAAAGFALGEFRMPLQHQQHHQQQQQQQQHHQQQQQQVQNMLGFSLDTGGGGDAGGYGAGLQGAQESATGRMLFPFEDLKPGANPSGGGASGGDQFEHSKDQGGGGGGHETLGFWNNSMIGNGSSNDAGGGGGGGGGSW
- the LOC123127979 gene encoding dof zinc finger protein 2 isoform X1, whose protein sequence is MDAAQWHQGLGLVKPMEEMIMAGNPNPNPNSNGNPNPQPAPPSGAEAQRAPVPGPPAAGAGAAAGTGSTERKAARPQKEKAINCPRCNSTNTKFCYYNNYSLQQPRYFCKTCRRYWTEGGSLRNVPVGGGSRKNKRSSSSVVSSAAGAVSTSAAASGTVPVGGMGAKNPKLMHEGAHDLNLAFPHHHGRVLHPSEFAAFPSLESSSVCNPGGAMAANGAGGGRGMGAFSAMELLRSTGCYVPMPQVQLGMPPEYAAAGFALGEFRMPLQHQQHHQQQQQQQQHHQQQQQQVQNMLGFSLDTGGGGDAGGYGAGLQGAQESATGRMLFPFEDLKPGANPSGGGASGGDQFEHSKDQGGGGGGHETLGFWNNSMIGNGSSNDAGGGGGGGGGSW